A window of Drosophila subobscura isolate 14011-0131.10 chromosome E, UCBerk_Dsub_1.0, whole genome shotgun sequence contains these coding sequences:
- the LOC117890064 gene encoding uncharacterized protein LOC117890064 isoform X1, whose amino-acid sequence MSDDTYQIETRRRSRSKTPFLRSSCDHENCEHAGEEGHVHHQKKKSAQAPNVQTIIEESSVVVESSIGKKKRSKAFAQMTSDFSVDDIQPETKRKQSSTTTTTVTSTVSSKRMGGATSTPHNKVQLETKQNVLNTAQEQLNNSKRSNGLNRSGNPSDYLAYIEYKNAGEYWNNTPKTDYTYSELSPHRRHLAPGVVAMPNMSRRSLGNHDERVNFMIQQNPDQEELIRRRYQSRTTQQYVNYDSGDELDATMFGQQKKQSFWLVRLIQVVLSTVTTMWTRVTNISATETSAYQTYYARQQRQQERSLLGRCVHAIGDSLSRLLRYVYLFIGSVLSVDTWLLRSTNAENKSKKRFLLLLLILLPLLLLTAWSLLQGEQQLGYVQRVQALLPLPLTLLATWRGQLSSATATLKSMLQLPVAADEPAAIKSNLAGIEQSIKSALTAEEYENILNHINSYVQQLVELKLQQQAGKQREQQLSPQQVQFIVQLMKENLKEFSAKATLSEQELSDLASKLKVQLQSSGDWQPEARLSAANLEEITRLIKTEVNHHEAHYTLLLERIDLGALLERILGAPKLTEFVDERISLALQQQEQLKEGSGVQPTEHQLEQLNKEIAFIKLALSDNHAENVNLQQSLSSLQLGQEDLLVRMQQHELANDRRFSGLLAEIESKLAALNDSQFALLNKQIKLSLVEILGFKQSSSDDRELQLDDNELQHWVRSVFVAKDYLEQQLLELNERTNNNIREEIERSSSVLMSDISERLKREILLAVEAKHNESSTELKAEVGEEAVRQIVKSVLATYDADKTGMVDFALESAGGQILSTRCTESYQTKSAQISVFGIPLWYPTNTPRVAISPNVQPGECWAFQGFPGFLVLKLNSLVYVTGFTLEHIPKSLSPTGRIDSAPRNFTVWGLEHEKDQEPVLFGEYEYQDNGASLQYFALQNVDIQRPYEIVELRIETNHGQPTYTCLYRFRVHGKPSAT is encoded by the exons ATGAGCGATGATACGTACCAGATAGAGACGCGCCGGCGTTCGCGTTCCAAGACCCCATTCCTGCGTTCCAGCTGCGATCATGAGAATTGCGAGCATGCTGGCGAGGAGGGACATGTGCATCACCAGAAGAAGAAGTCCGCACAGGCACCCAATGTGCA AACAATCATCGAGGAGAGCAGCGTCGTGGTGGAGTCGAGCATCGGCAAGAAGAAACGCAGCAAAGCATTTGCCCAAATGACCTCGGACTTTTCGGTCGATGACATTCAACCGGAGACGAAGCGTAAACAAAGTTcgaccaccaccacaacgGTCACGTCAACGGTTAGCAGCAAGAGAATGGGCGGCGCCACATCCACCCCACACAACAAGGTGCAGCTGGAGACTAAACAAAATGTGCTGAACACCGCCCAGGAGCAGctaaacaacagcaagcgaTCGAATGGCCTCAACAGATCGGGGAATCCCAGCGATTACTTGGCCTACATTGAGTACAAGAATGCGGGAGAGTACTGGAA CAACACGCCCAAAACGGATTACACATACTCAGAGCTGTCGCCACATCGCCGCCACTTGGCGCCCGGTGTTGTGGCCATGCCCAATATGTCGCGTCGCAGCCTGGGCAACCACGATGAACGCGTCAACTTTATGATCCAACAGAATCCCGACCAGGAGGAGCTCATACGCCGGCGCTACCAATCGAGAACCACGCAGCAGTACGTGAACTATGACTCCGGCGACGAACTGGACGCCACAATGTTTGGCCAGCAAAAGAAGCAGAGCTTCTGGCTGGTGCGTCTCATTCAGGTTGTGCTGAGCACCGTCACCACCATGTGGACACGCGTGACGAACATTTCGGCCACCGAGACGAGCGCATATCAAACGTACTACGccaggcagcagaggcaacaggAACGCAGTCTCCTCGGACGCTGCGTACATGCCATCGGGGACAGTTTGTCGCGTTTGTTGCGCTACGTTTATCTGTTCATTGGATCTGTGCTGAGTGTGGACACGTGGCTGCTGAGGTCTACGAATGCGGAGAACAAGTCCAAGAAgcgttttctgctgctgctgttgatcttgctgccgctgctgctgctgacgg CCTGGTCGCTGTTgcagggggagcagcagctgggctaCGTGCAACGTGTTcaggcgctgctgccactgccgctgacgctgctggCCACTTGGCGTGGGCAACTGTCGAGCGCCACAGCCACGCTGAAGTCGATGCTGCAACTGCCTGTAGCTGCAGATGAGCCCGCAGCCATCAAGTCCAACCTGGCGGGCATTGAACAGAGCATCAAGAGCGCCCTGACCGCCGAGGAGTATGAGAATATTTTGAATCACATCAACAGCTatgtgcagcagctggtggagctgaagctgcagcagcaggcggggaagcagcgggagcagcaatTGTCGCCTCAACAAGTGCAGTTTATTGTGCAGCTAATGAAAGAGAACCTTAAGGAATTCTCAGCCAAAGCGACGCTCAGCGAGCAGGAGCTGAGTGACTTAGCCTCCAAGCTGAAAGTGCAACTGCAAAGCTCCGGCGACTGGCAGCCCGAGGCGCGACTTTCAGCAGCCAACCTGGAGGAGATCACGCGACTAATTAAGACTGAGGTAAACCATCACGAAGCACACTACACGCTGCTGTTGGAGCGAATCGATTTGGGCGCTTTGCTGGAACGCATTTTGGGCGCACCCAAGTTGACGGAATTCGTGGACGAGCGCATCAGTttggcgctgcagcagcaggaacaactcAAGGAAGGCTCCGGCGTGCAGCCCACTGAACACCAACTCGAGCAGCTGAACAAGGAAATTGCCTTCATCAAGCTGGCGCTGTCCGACAACCACGCGGAGAACGTGAATCTGCAGCAATCCCTCAGCAGTTTGCAGCTCGGTCAGGAGGATTTGCTGGTGCGTATGCAGCAGCATGAGCTGGCCAACGATCGGCGTTTCAGTGGACTGCTAGCCGAGATTGAGTCCAAGTTGGCAGCGTTGAATGACTCGCAGTTTGCGTTGCTCAACAAGCAGATAAAGCTTTCACTTGTGGAGATTCTGGGCTTCAAGCAGTCGTCGTCGGATGAcagagagctgcagctggacgacAACGAGCTGCAGCACTGGGTGCGCAGTGTCTTCGTGGCGAAGGACtatctggagcagcagctgctcgagctgAATGAGCGCACAAATAACAACATTCGCGAGGAGATTGAACGCTCCAGCAGCGTGCTGATGAGCGACATAAGTGAGCGACTGAAGCGTGAGATTCTGCTGGCTGTGGAGGCCAAACACAATGAGAGCAGCACAGAGCTGAAGGCGGAAGTCGGCGAAGAGGCTGTGCGGCAGATAGTCAAGTCCGTGCTGGCTACGTACGATGCCGACAAGACGGGCATGGTGGACTTTGCGCTGGAGTCGGCAGGTGGCCAAATCTTGTCCACACGCTGCACCGAAAGttatcaaacaaaaagcgcACAAATATCGGTTTTCGGCATCCCACTGTGGTATCCCACCAACACCCCACGCGTCGCCATCTCCCCCAATGTGCAGCCGGGCGAGTGCTGGGCCTTTCAGGGCTTTCCCGGCTTTCTAG ttttgaAGCTCAACTCTTTGGTTTATGTCACTGGCTTTACGCTGGAGCACATACCCAAGAGCCTGTCCCCCACGGGACGCATTGACTCGGCGCCACGCAACTTTACGGTTTGG GGCCTGGAGCACGAGAAGGATCAGGAACCTGTGCTCTTTGGGGAGTACGAGTATCAGGATAATGGCGCCTCACTGCAATACTTTGCGCTGCAGAATGTGGACATACAGCGGCCCTACGAGATTGTCGAGCTGCGCATTGAGACCAATCATGGCCAGCCGACGTACACGTGCCTGTACAGGTTTCGAGTGCATGGCAAGCCGTCTGCTACTTAA
- the LOC117890064 gene encoding uncharacterized protein LOC117890064 isoform X2 → MSDDTYQIETRRRSRSKTPFLRSSCDHENCEHAGEEGHVHHQKKKSAQAPNVQTIIEESSVVVESSIGKKKRSKAFAQMTSDFSVDDIQPETKRKQSSTTTTTVTSTVSSKRMGGATSTPHNKVQLETKQNVLNTAQEQLNNSKRSNGLNRSGNPSDYLAYIEYKNAGEYWNNTPKTDYTYSELSPHRRHLAPGVVAMPNMSRRSLGNHDERVNFMIQQNPDQEELIRRRYQSRTTQQYVNYDSGDELDATMFGQQKKQSFWLVRLIQVVLSTVTTMWTRVTNISATETSAYQTYYARQQRQQERSLLGRCVHAIGDSLSRLLRYVYLFIGSVLSVDTWLLRSTNAENKSKKRFLLLLLILLPLLLLTGLFYYLHPNETFPPKSLSDYTFTLTLPELPKLNVGEYINQAQYESIRSQAAEQAVRVRDWADDYLLYLKTIGQNVVARGRQLFQSDDQVYYERI, encoded by the exons ATGAGCGATGATACGTACCAGATAGAGACGCGCCGGCGTTCGCGTTCCAAGACCCCATTCCTGCGTTCCAGCTGCGATCATGAGAATTGCGAGCATGCTGGCGAGGAGGGACATGTGCATCACCAGAAGAAGAAGTCCGCACAGGCACCCAATGTGCA AACAATCATCGAGGAGAGCAGCGTCGTGGTGGAGTCGAGCATCGGCAAGAAGAAACGCAGCAAAGCATTTGCCCAAATGACCTCGGACTTTTCGGTCGATGACATTCAACCGGAGACGAAGCGTAAACAAAGTTcgaccaccaccacaacgGTCACGTCAACGGTTAGCAGCAAGAGAATGGGCGGCGCCACATCCACCCCACACAACAAGGTGCAGCTGGAGACTAAACAAAATGTGCTGAACACCGCCCAGGAGCAGctaaacaacagcaagcgaTCGAATGGCCTCAACAGATCGGGGAATCCCAGCGATTACTTGGCCTACATTGAGTACAAGAATGCGGGAGAGTACTGGAA CAACACGCCCAAAACGGATTACACATACTCAGAGCTGTCGCCACATCGCCGCCACTTGGCGCCCGGTGTTGTGGCCATGCCCAATATGTCGCGTCGCAGCCTGGGCAACCACGATGAACGCGTCAACTTTATGATCCAACAGAATCCCGACCAGGAGGAGCTCATACGCCGGCGCTACCAATCGAGAACCACGCAGCAGTACGTGAACTATGACTCCGGCGACGAACTGGACGCCACAATGTTTGGCCAGCAAAAGAAGCAGAGCTTCTGGCTGGTGCGTCTCATTCAGGTTGTGCTGAGCACCGTCACCACCATGTGGACACGCGTGACGAACATTTCGGCCACCGAGACGAGCGCATATCAAACGTACTACGccaggcagcagaggcaacaggAACGCAGTCTCCTCGGACGCTGCGTACATGCCATCGGGGACAGTTTGTCGCGTTTGTTGCGCTACGTTTATCTGTTCATTGGATCTGTGCTGAGTGTGGACACGTGGCTGCTGAGGTCTACGAATGCGGAGAACAAGTCCAAGAAgcgttttctgctgctgctgttgatcttgctgccgctgctgctgctgacgg GTCTGTTCTATTATCTTCATCCCAATGAAACTTTCCCACCCAAATCCCTGTCCGATTACACCTTCACCCTCACACTGCCCGAATTGCCCAAGCTAAATGTCGGCGAATACATCAATCAGGCTCAGTACGAATCAATACGCTCCCAGGCCGCCGAGCAGGCTGTGCGCGTGCGTGACTGGGCCGAtgattatttgttgtatttgaaAACTATCGGCCAGAATGTCGTGGCACGCGGCAGGCAATTATTTCAGTCCGATGATCAGGTGTATTATGAGCGTATTTAG
- the LOC117890068 gene encoding ubiquitin-like protein 5 codes for MIEITCNDRLGKKVRVKCNPDDTVGDLKKLIAAQTGTKHEKIVLKKWYTIYKDPIRLSDYEIHDGMNLELYYQ; via the exons ATGATAGAAATAACTTGCAACGATCGACTGGGCAAGAAG GTGCGCGTCAAGTGCAACCCGGACGACACCGTTGGCGACCTGAAGAAACTTATAGCGGCACAGACGGGCACAAAACACGAGAAGATTGTCCTGAAGAAGTGGTATACCATCTACAAGGATCCCATTCGCCTATCTGATT ACGAAATCCACGACGGCATGAATCTGGAACTTTACTaccaataa
- the LOC117890066 gene encoding anaphase-promoting complex subunit 15A — protein MPMIPFFPSLKVSVANRYWLDMAPASVSEEAQTRRYEDERSNWRESLKTAGTDLQPLGKMLTIPGIETDDEDANDDSEDTDSHDEEDDETNDRVIPVTQDFYTPDVDE, from the exons ATGCCAATGATACCATTCTTTCCCAGCCTCAAGGTCTCTGTGGCCAATCGCTATTGGCTGGACATGGCGCCCGCATCTGTTAGCGAGGAGGCACAGACCAGACGCTACGAGGATGAGCGCAGCAATTGG CGCGAGTCGCTCAAAACTGCGGGCACAGACCTGCAGCCATTGGGCAAGATGCTGACGATACCGGGCATCGAGACGGATGATGAAGATG CCAACGATGACAGCGAGGACACGGACAGCCatgacgaggaggatgatgagACCAACGATCGTGTCATTCCCGTTACTCAAGACTTTTACACGCCCGATGTGGATGAGTGA
- the LOC117890065 gene encoding succinate dehydrogenase [ubiquinone] iron-sulfur subunit, mitochondrial: MLVNEARQVLSRASSLAARQQLRAITNGTAQLDQQAQPKEAKEPQIKKFEIYRWSPDNAGEKPHMQTYEINLRDCGPMVLDALIKIKNEMDPTLTFRRSCREGICGSCAMNIGGTNTLACISKIDTNTSKSLKVYPLPHMYVVRDLVPDMNNFYEQYRNIQPWLQRKNEAGEKKGRAQYLQSVEDRSKLDGLYECILCACCSTSCPSYWWNAEKYLGPAVLMQAYRWIIDSRDENSVERLSKLKDPFSVYRCHTIMNCTRTCPKGLNPGRAIAEIKKLLAGIASKPEPKLETAALHK, from the exons ATGTTGGTCAACGAAGCTAGACAAGTATTGAGCCGTGCCAGCTCCCTGGCAGCACGTCAGCAG CTGCGCGCCATCACCAATGGCACTGCCCAGCTGGATCAACAGGCCCAGCCCAAGGAGGCCAAGGAGCCGCAGATCAAGAAGTTCGAAATCTACCGCTGGAGCCCGGACAATGCTGGCGAGAAGCCGCACATGCAGACGTACGAGATCAATCTGCGCGACTGCGGGCCCATGGTGCTGGATGCACTCATCAAGATCAAGAACGAAATGGATCCCACACTGACGTTCCGTCGCTCGTGCCGCGAGGGCATTTGCGGCTCCTGCGCCATGAACATTGGCGGCACCAACACGTTGGCGTGCATCAGCAAGATCGACACGAACACGTCCAAGTCGCTGAAGGTGTACCCGCTGCCGCACATGTACGTGGTGCGGGATCTGGTGCCGGACATGAACAACTTCTACGAGCAGTACAGGAACATTCAGCCTTGGCTGCAGCGCAA AAACGAAGCTGGCGAGAAGAAGGGCCGCGCCCAGTACCTGCAGTCCGTGGAGGATCGCTCCAAGCTGGATGGCCTGTACGAGTGCATTCTGTGCGCCTGCTGCTCGACCTCTTGCCCATCGTACTGGTGGAATGCCGAGAAGTATTTGGGCCCCGCAGTGCTCATGCAGGCCTACCGCTGGATCATCGATTCGCGTGACGAGAACTCGGTCGAGCGTCTCAGCAAGCTAAAGGATCCCTTCAGCGTCTATCGCTGTCACACGATCATGAACTGCACGCGCACCTGTCCCAAGGGTCTCAATCCAGGCCGTGCCATTGCCGAGATCAAGAAGCTGTTGGCGGGTATCGCCTCCAAGCCGGAGCCCAAGCTGGAGACAGCGGCGCTGCACAAGTAG